The Lolium rigidum isolate FL_2022 chromosome 2, APGP_CSIRO_Lrig_0.1, whole genome shotgun sequence genomic interval TGTATCGGCCGGTGCTTCTTATCGAAAACTGCATTGTAACTATTTTCATCAAGATTATGACTATTTTATGGATCACTGGAACATAATACTTAAATCTCAAAATATATAACACAGTCGACACATGAATTGATTTTCTACATGGATTGTGCCGTATTTGACCGGGTCAAGGTACGGTTAGGAAGCTGGATCCAATAACAAGGTGAGTAAAATCTTATTCTTTTGTACATTTGTGCAGGCACTGCCGGTGCTGGACGATTTCTCCAACCTCCTGAAATGACAGCATCAGTGACAGCATCAGTGATTCCAACAGTCAGCAAAAGGATAGAGCTAGAAACTTTGATATAACCAACTCCATGCACGTCTTAGATACCAACACGCCCTGCACAATTCTCAAACAACCATTCATGGCAGACACACCAGAGGAAGTCTTGGGCTTTGCCAGGCAAAAACCACCACGCGCCTCCATCTTCTTTGACCTTCCCGCGACACCCCATAAGCAGCCTCAACATGTTCATATGGCTCTAGACAGCATCTCCCGCATGCTCATGGAGGAAGATATTGTTGAAAAAATCATGTGCCAGTACCCTGATAACCCGGTTCTCCTACAAGCCCAGCAGCCCTTCGCAGAAATCCTCTCTGGTGCCTCCGACATAGTAACATCGTCTAATGGCCAGGAGTTCTCGGCACCCATCATGCTTTCTTCTGCATTGCTGCCCAGCCAGGACACTGTGGAACCCAATAGCATTGAAGGAAGCACCAGCATGCAGATGATGTCAACAATGGCATTCTTGAAAGGCATGGAAGAGGCCAGACTGTTCTTGCCTGGtggagataatgagaggttggccTGTAAGAAAAGGTTTCATGAGGATGGAGATGTGAGGGATAATAACGTGGGCAGGAGAAGGAAGCAAATCAGGATTTCTGAATCAGAGGAACAAGTCACCGCACGCAACTTGTTGGACCAGCTCGTGCTCAAGAACCATGGCTTGGGCTCCGGTGCAACCCAGAAGCCCACAAGTGAGGTAAAGCAACAGAACATATGCATGCAGGTGCCGCGCATCAGGCGTGGCATGGCGCAGATGATTGTGGTCGACCTACAAACACAATTGCTCCGATGCGCAGAGGCGGTGGCCACCAACGACCGACGCAACGCAGGCAGGTTGTTAGAGATAATCAAAGGACACTCATCACCAACGGGGGACACCACAGAGCGCTTGGCTCATTACTTTGCTGAGGGGCTAGAGGCACGTCTGGCTGGTGCAGGGAGCGAGCTCTACCTCTTACTCATGACGGTGAAACACTCCTCCGTCGTGGAATTTATCAAGGCCTATCAGCTTTACATGGATGTCACCTGCTCCACCAAGGTGGCGTTCCTCTTCTCCAACAAGACCATTTATAACATCGCCGCGGGAAAGAGCAAGCTGCACATTGTACACTACGGCATCGGGGATGGTCTCCAGTGGACAGACTTACTCCGCTGGTTCGCAGAAAGGGAGGGAGGGCCTCCGGAGGTAAGGATTACTGGCATTAACAGACCACAAACTGTATTCCATTCTGCCAAGCGGACTGAGGAAGCAGGTCACAGGCTAATCCTTAGTGCACGCAAGCTTGGTGTGTCATTCAAATTCCGTGCCAT includes:
- the LOC124690763 gene encoding scarecrow-like protein 33, whose amino-acid sequence is MADTPEEVLGFARQKPPRASIFFDLPATPHKQPQHVHMALDSISRMLMEEDIVEKIMCQYPDNPVLLQAQQPFAEILSGASDIVTSSNGQEFSAPIMLSSALLPSQDTVEPNSIEGSTSMQMMSTMAFLKGMEEARLFLPGGDNERLACKKRFHEDGDVRDNNVGRRRKQIRISESEEQVTARNLLDQLVLKNHGLGSGATQKPTSEVKQQNICMQVPRIRRGMAQMIVVDLQTQLLRCAEAVATNDRRNAGRLLEIIKGHSSPTGDTTERLAHYFAEGLEARLAGAGSELYLLLMTVKHSSVVEFIKAYQLYMDVTCSTKVAFLFSNKTIYNIAAGKSKLHIVHYGIGDGLQWTDLLRWFAEREGGPPEVRITGINRPQTVFHSAKRTEEAGHRLILSARKLGVSFKFRAITAKFETVRVEDLDINPDEVLIVNTIFQFRTLMDETLIVDRINPRDQVLKTIRKMKPAVFIHGVVNASYCAASFVTRFREALYNFSAGFDLMEATVPRDNNLRVVVERDIFARSAMNIIACEGADRVERTQHYKDWQVRNQRAGLKQLPLDPDIISVLKAQVKKRNQKNFMINEDHQWLLQGWKGRVLSAISIWEANNFTS